In the genome of Saprospira sp. CCB-QB6, one region contains:
- a CDS encoding ankyrin repeat domain-containing protein — protein sequence MFKTKNSKYIDKLKRSQNAFIDLQKDVFWVDGRPSFLIKIINILVAKGDLEALYFFKSKISLKILNNVQSKNQKECTLLQKACFYAVKENDNCGLRLKIVQVLLEEGLSKVSIKCTDPIVIAASHRNIELLDILVKFGLDLSKLWRPSIWFRVSPKILKHLEENSSNVPQEVVDYLRELGDDLEKLSR from the coding sequence ATGTTTAAAACGAAAAATAGTAAATATATTGATAAATTAAAGAGGTCTCAAAATGCATTTATTGATTTACAGAAGGATGTTTTTTGGGTTGATGGGAGACCAAGTTTTTTAATTAAAATAATAAATATACTTGTTGCCAAAGGGGATTTAGAAGCATTGTATTTTTTTAAGTCAAAGATTTCACTAAAAATTCTAAATAATGTCCAGAGTAAAAATCAAAAGGAGTGTACTCTTCTGCAAAAAGCATGTTTCTATGCGGTGAAAGAGAATGATAATTGTGGGCTGCGATTGAAAATTGTTCAAGTCCTTCTGGAAGAAGGTTTGTCTAAAGTGAGTATAAAATGCACAGACCCTATTGTAATCGCAGCTTCTCACCGCAACATTGAATTGTTGGATATTTTAGTGAAATTTGGATTAGACTTAAGCAAGCTTTGGAGGCCGTCGATTTGGTTTAGGGTGTCACCAAAAATTTTAAAGCATTTAGAAGAAAATAGTTCTAATGTTCCTCAAGAGGTGGTAGACTATTTAAGAGAGCTAGGTGATGATTTAGAAAAATTATCACGCTAG
- a CDS encoding RHS repeat domain-containing protein, with the protein MPGRKFVSGEGYRFGFNGKEDDRDWGTQNIQDYGFRLYNPSIGKFLSVDPLAPEYPELTCYQFASNTPIQAIDLDGLEGMLIINSYNENGSKSRITIITAGGINLNASRGGVAPMSSRDVLEINLGAPSGTVLPYRQYPNAIDLGIGTAVGADENLVLQEGNVRPNLSADRLAPTGGFTFNIPPDTDLDVKFGTYQDVQVTTESLVDKTYYESIKKSENFGENILIAIGKEGVVGGYMNSSYVNSKEEIENAIGNSISTKIGAEGGRIDKITVRRNTKNEHQKKSLESWFPEMQSKLSKKFKIPKSSIEGDFSIGEDFNFSITIDGQRKKTSKEKEVKVRTDRVLNVQ; encoded by the coding sequence ATGCCTGGGCGTAAGTTTGTGAGTGGGGAGGGGTATCGTTTTGGGTTTAATGGGAAGGAGGATGACCGAGATTGGGGGACGCAAAATATACAGGATTATGGTTTTCGGTTGTATAATCCGAGTATAGGGAAGTTCTTGAGTGTGGATCCGCTGGCACCAGAGTATCCTGAGTTGACTTGTTATCAGTTTGCTTCTAATACGCCAATACAAGCAATTGATTTAGATGGGTTGGAAGGAATGCTTATCATTAATAGCTATAATGAAAATGGGAGCAAATCTAGAATCACAATTATAACTGCTGGAGGAATAAATTTGAATGCTAGCAGAGGAGGAGTCGCTCCAATGAGCAGTAGAGATGTTCTTGAGATAAACTTAGGTGCCCCGTCAGGTACGGTGTTACCATATCGGCAATATCCAAATGCTATAGATTTAGGCATTGGAACAGCTGTAGGTGCAGATGAAAATCTTGTTTTACAAGAAGGTAATGTTCGACCGAATTTGTCTGCTGATCGATTGGCACCAACAGGAGGATTTACATTTAATATACCACCAGATACAGATTTAGACGTTAAGTTTGGGACATATCAAGATGTGCAGGTCACAACTGAAAGTTTAGTCGATAAGACATATTATGAGTCGATAAAGAAAAGTGAAAATTTTGGAGAAAATATTCTAATCGCTATAGGTAAAGAGGGAGTTGTTGGTGGCTATATGAATTCAAGTTATGTTAACTCTAAAGAGGAGATTGAAAATGCAATAGGAAATTCAATAAGTACAAAAATAGGGGCAGAAGGGGGACGAATAGATAAAATCACTGTTCGTCGAAATACGAAAAATGAACACCAAAAAAAATCTTTAGAAAGTTGGTTTCCTGAAATGCAATCAAAACTATCAAAGAAATTTAAAATTCCAAAAAGTAGTATAGAAGGAGATTTTTCAATTGGAGAAGATTTTAATTTTTCAATTACTATTGATGGTCAAAGAAAAAAAACTTCAAAGGAAAAGGAGGTAAAAGTTAGGACTGACCGTGTATTAAATGTTCAATAA
- a CDS encoding TM2 domain-containing protein, producing the protein MKSKLIAAVLAITLGFLGAHKFYLGRTKQAVLYMTLFWTTIPALLALVDFFVLIFMSDDLFEQTYMPEFYRTKIEALRRENDKNKKENEKMRREVHAASIENQYQEKYAQAIADEKVWIGMNKEMLIAAFGYPEKEKKHLTKEGTNERYYYGEYPHPQGHRAYRLEVQLENEEVIGIKEL; encoded by the coding sequence ATGAAATCTAAACTCATTGCGGCTGTATTGGCCATTACTTTGGGCTTTTTAGGGGCTCATAAATTCTATTTAGGAAGGACCAAACAAGCTGTTTTATATATGACCTTATTTTGGACCACGATACCAGCGCTATTGGCCTTAGTAGACTTTTTTGTCTTGATATTCATGAGTGATGATCTGTTTGAGCAGACCTATATGCCAGAGTTTTATCGGACCAAGATAGAGGCGCTTCGCCGAGAGAATGACAAAAACAAAAAAGAAAATGAAAAGATGAGACGGGAAGTGCATGCGGCATCTATCGAAAATCAATATCAGGAAAAATACGCGCAGGCAATCGCCGATGAGAAGGTTTGGATTGGGATGAACAAAGAAATGCTCATAGCAGCTTTTGGCTATCCAGAAAAAGAGAAAAAGCATTTGACCAAAGAGGGCACAAATGAAAGGTATTATTATGGAGAATATCCCCACCCTCAAGGGCATAGGGCTTATCGCTTAGAGGTTCAGCTAGAAAATGAAGAAGTAATTGGAATAAAAGAGTTGTAG
- a CDS encoding WD40 repeat domain-containing protein, translating into MPVELIRKKQLLGHKGAIYALLLAPDKQSFFSAAGDGYLVNWPLSPLGDGHVLAQLEGPIFSMALLNASEIVLGDQNGDIHLINYPKKQLVQQKRAHEKGVFALLPWSNGNFLSAGGDGQLSLWSKQSFRPQTSWKLSHQSLRAISPNQSELVVGGSQGHLFFLDAQTLELKQQIPQAHQASIFCLAQTPNYLLSGGRDAFFRVWTQKTKEELPTQAAHLFTVNDLAISPNGRYLASASRDKTLKLWSLPDFKLLKVIDAPRGGHINSVNALLWANDQLLLSASDDRSIIAWELLELP; encoded by the coding sequence ATGCCTGTAGAACTTATCCGAAAAAAACAACTGCTTGGCCATAAAGGCGCCATTTACGCCCTTTTATTGGCCCCCGACAAACAAAGCTTTTTCTCTGCCGCTGGCGATGGCTATCTGGTGAATTGGCCCCTCTCCCCCCTAGGCGATGGCCACGTCCTCGCCCAACTAGAAGGCCCCATCTTTTCTATGGCCCTGCTCAATGCAAGCGAAATCGTTCTTGGCGACCAAAATGGGGACATCCACCTGATTAACTACCCCAAAAAACAATTGGTCCAACAAAAAAGAGCACACGAAAAAGGAGTCTTTGCCCTACTTCCTTGGTCCAATGGCAATTTCCTCAGCGCCGGAGGCGATGGCCAACTCTCCCTTTGGTCCAAACAAAGCTTTCGACCACAAACAAGCTGGAAACTTAGCCACCAAAGCCTACGCGCCATCTCGCCTAATCAAAGTGAGCTTGTCGTTGGCGGTAGCCAAGGCCATCTCTTTTTCTTAGATGCCCAAACCCTAGAACTTAAACAACAAATCCCCCAAGCCCATCAGGCTTCTATCTTTTGCCTAGCCCAAACCCCCAACTACCTGCTCTCTGGTGGCCGTGATGCCTTCTTTAGAGTCTGGACCCAAAAGACGAAGGAAGAACTGCCCACCCAAGCCGCTCACCTTTTTACTGTAAATGATCTCGCTATCTCGCCAAATGGGCGCTACCTAGCTAGCGCCAGCCGAGACAAAACCCTAAAACTCTGGTCTCTACCCGATTTTAAACTGCTCAAGGTAATTGATGCTCCCCGTGGCGGCCATATCAATTCCGTCAATGCCCTGCTCTGGGCCAATGACCAACTCCTACTCTCCGCCTCTGATGACCGCAGTATTATCGCTTGGGAACTCCTAGAACTCCCCTAG
- a CDS encoding WG repeat-containing protein, giving the protein MTEIHSAFKRTVHLIQFPLALRKYLLTEKNPKKINDNCPFRKPIGYTYIKRIQTNIKMKFNAYCYLFLLSFFCLTACNSEQSETNNDSPKTTSQPGQAPKAGCYQTTQDLWEERLNLAINGDRISGTGYRFNQQYNERFQLDIQGKKMKDGNYDVEVICQSKRRTNEKETQYETWSFQENSLQVINRNTKDFIGNLNLQRVNCGANTVKDTSLFDEFLGYNEGYAVVSKNGKYGLINKKGELTIPCAYMALGAVSEGTIMFYDEQKGRHGILDVNGKVLIEPKYDIITPVGEGLLGFVYEGKWGFMNTKGEIVVAPQFREVNVYSPNPLELPFNEGLANVAIEDAKWGYINAQGEVVIPYQFLHAGPFKGGKAKAMRQGENKWIYIDKNGQCVENCN; this is encoded by the coding sequence CAGCGCTTTTAAACGGACTGTTCATTTAATTCAGTTCCCTCTAGCCTTAAGGAAATATCTACTCACAGAAAAAAATCCCAAAAAAATTAACGATAATTGTCCTTTCCGAAAACCAATCGGTTACACTTATATCAAGCGCATACAAACCAATATTAAAATGAAGTTTAACGCCTATTGCTACCTCTTCTTGCTCAGCTTTTTTTGCCTAACCGCCTGCAATTCTGAGCAAAGCGAAACCAATAACGACTCCCCAAAAACAACGAGCCAACCCGGTCAAGCCCCCAAAGCAGGCTGCTACCAAACGACCCAAGACCTCTGGGAAGAACGCCTTAACCTTGCTATTAACGGAGACCGCATTTCAGGCACGGGCTACCGCTTCAACCAACAATACAACGAACGCTTCCAGCTAGATATCCAAGGTAAAAAAATGAAGGATGGCAACTATGATGTAGAAGTCATCTGCCAATCTAAACGCCGAACCAACGAAAAAGAAACCCAATACGAAACCTGGTCCTTTCAAGAAAATTCACTACAGGTAATTAACCGAAACACCAAGGACTTCATCGGTAATCTCAACCTTCAACGAGTAAATTGCGGCGCCAATACGGTCAAAGATACTAGCCTTTTTGATGAGTTCTTAGGCTATAATGAAGGCTATGCTGTTGTCTCCAAAAATGGGAAATATGGCCTGATCAATAAAAAAGGAGAACTCACTATTCCCTGCGCCTATATGGCTCTAGGTGCAGTCTCTGAAGGCACAATCATGTTTTACGATGAACAAAAAGGCCGCCACGGCATCCTTGATGTCAATGGCAAGGTCCTAATCGAACCAAAATACGATATCATTACCCCCGTCGGCGAGGGACTACTTGGCTTTGTCTATGAAGGCAAATGGGGCTTTATGAATACTAAAGGAGAAATCGTTGTCGCTCCTCAATTCCGTGAGGTCAATGTCTACTCCCCCAACCCCCTCGAACTCCCCTTCAATGAAGGCCTAGCCAATGTAGCCATCGAAGATGCCAAATGGGGCTATATCAACGCCCAAGGAGAAGTCGTTATCCCTTATCAGTTTTTGCATGCTGGCCCCTTCAAAGGCGGAAAAGCCAAGGCCATGCGCCAAGGCGAAAACAAATGGATCTATATTGACAAAAATGGTCAATGTGTAGAAAACTGTAACTAA